The Nostoc sp. NIES-3756 DNA window AATATTACCCATCACGTTATATTTCTTCATTATTCATTTGCGTAAATCCCGAATCAGCCTTTGATTCCCTCTTAAGAAAGCATAGCTGTGGTGGTTACTGAAGCTCAGGCAAACCTTAGTAAGTATCATCAAGCGTTCATTATATTCATTCAGGAAGTAAAAATATGCAGCTTTCCTATCGTGGTCAAAGTTATAAATATGACCCAAATCAGGTAAACAATCAGCTAATTTCTTATCCTCAACAATCTCATAAGTTAAAGTATCGTGGAGTTGCCTATAATACTAACTCTCGTGGGAAAGTAGAACAGATTTGTTTATTATCAGCAGCCCACAAATTAATTTATCGAGGAATTGCTTACATTATCAATAGCACTGCACAGAAACAAGATAACTCAGTGGCAGTACTAGCAAATCATTAACAATATTCGCTTAAATATTTATCATATATTGGTGGCTGGGAATAGGTAATAGGTAATGGTAGAAAGCAATTACCCATTACCCATTAACCATTACCGACCCCAGCAAGTATATCGTATGTAATTAGCGATCAAGCTACACTGGGCAACAAACCATTATGCTTGAGCAGAGAAACAGTACTCGGTTCCCGTCCTCTAAACTCCTCAAACACCTCCATAGGATGTTTGCTACCACCGAGAGCTAACACAGTATCTCGATAACGCTTACCTGTAGCTTTAACAGCTTCCTCATTCTCTAAGCCAGCATCTTCAAAAGCAGCAAAAGCATCTGCACTCAATACCTCAGCCCACTTGTAGCTGTAGTATCCCGCAGCATAACCACCTGCAAAGATGTGTCCAAATGCACAGAGAAAGGAATCTTCTGGTAGCGGAGGTAAAACTGTCGTGTTCTTGGCTACACGATGACGCACATCGGCGGCGGTTTCCTTACCACCGGGGCGATAACGGGAGTGTAATTCTATATCTACGCTACTAAAGTGGAGTTGTCGCAAGATAGCAGTCCCACTCATATAGTTACGAGCTGCTAGCAGCTTTTGATAGTAATGCTCTGGGAGGGGTGCGCCAGTTTCGTAATGTTTCGCCAAGCTAAACAATGTCTTGCGTTCATAACACCAGTTTTCCATAAACTGGCTTGGTAGTTCGACTGCATCCCACTCTACATTATTAATGCCTGCTGCCCCTGTGTAGTTAACCTTGGTGAGCATATGATGTAACCCATGACCAAATTCATGGAATAGGGTTTCGACTTCATAGAAAGTCATCAAGCTGGGTTTACCGTCTACTGGGGGAGTTTGGTTACACACCAAATACGCCACAGGTAAACGCACAGAAGTGACACCATTTTCTGTAATTTTGGCCCGGTTGATGCAGGTATCCATCCATGCACCGCCACGCTTTTCACCAGGACGGCTGTAAGGATCGAGGTAGAAGTAGGCAATAGGACTACCGCTTTCATCAGCAATTTGAAAATAACGCACATCTTCGTGCCAAACTGGGGCTTGACCGTCGGCGGGGGTAACGGTGACACCAAACAAGCGATTTACCAGCCCAAATAAACCGTCTAGAACTTGGGGTAGGGGGAAGTAAGGGCGTAGTTCTTCGGCGGTGAAGGCAAACTTTTCTTCCCGTTGGCGTTCTGCCCAAAATGGAATATCCCAGTGGCGTAAGTCTGCGGCTTCTGGCGCACCTTTGGCAGCAGCAAACTCTTTGAGTGCTTCTAAGTCTTTAACGGCTGCGTCATAACTAGCACCGCGTAATTCTTCTAAGAGGGCTTCTACCGCTTCCACATTAGGAGCCATTTTACTCGCTAGGCTCAACTCGGCGTAATTGGCGAAACCAAGTAAGTTGGCTAGTTCTTGACGTAGTTCTAAAATCCGTTCTATGAGTGGGTTGTTATCTAACTCACCAGATGAGGCACGGGTAATATAAGCTTTGTATAACTTCTCCCGTAAATCACGCCTAGTGCTGTGCTGCATGAAGGGGTTGAAACTGGGGAAGTCTAAGGTAATGTGCCAAGGGCCATTTTCTGGTGTGGCGTTTTCTTCTCCAGCCGCCCGGGCTGTTTGTGCGGCTAAACTAACTAAACTTTGGGGTAAGCCGTCAATTTCTTC harbors:
- a CDS encoding DUF4278 domain-containing protein, whose protein sequence is MQLSYRGQSYKYDPNQVNNQLISYPQQSHKLKYRGVAYNTNSRGKVEQICLLSAAHKLIYRGIAYIINSTAQKQDNSVAVLANH
- a CDS encoding M3 family metallopeptidase; translation: MSANPTITHNPLLKGSGLPPFTEIQPEQVKPAFQQLLAELEQELATLESNVKPTWNGLVEPLEKLSERLTWSWGIVNHLMGVKNSPELRSAQEAVQPGVVQFYNNLGQSQPIYNAFKELRASNSWDTLDSAQQRIVEAAIRDAELSGVGLQGEARERFNAIQMELAELSTKFSNHVLDATTAFNLTLTTKEEIDGLPQSLVSLAAQTARAAGEENATPENGPWHITLDFPSFNPFMQHSTRRDLREKLYKAYITRASSGELDNNPLIERILELRQELANLLGFANYAELSLASKMAPNVEAVEALLEELRGASYDAAVKDLEALKEFAAAKGAPEAADLRHWDIPFWAERQREEKFAFTAEELRPYFPLPQVLDGLFGLVNRLFGVTVTPADGQAPVWHEDVRYFQIADESGSPIAYFYLDPYSRPGEKRGGAWMDTCINRAKITENGVTSVRLPVAYLVCNQTPPVDGKPSLMTFYEVETLFHEFGHGLHHMLTKVNYTGAAGINNVEWDAVELPSQFMENWCYERKTLFSLAKHYETGAPLPEHYYQKLLAARNYMSGTAILRQLHFSSVDIELHSRYRPGGKETAADVRHRVAKNTTVLPPLPEDSFLCAFGHIFAGGYAAGYYSYKWAEVLSADAFAAFEDAGLENEEAVKATGKRYRDTVLALGGSKHPMEVFEEFRGREPSTVSLLKHNGLLPSVA